The Capsicum annuum cultivar UCD-10X-F1 chromosome 3, UCD10Xv1.1, whole genome shotgun sequence genomic sequence ACTGTGGTAGATGACGTTAGCAAATTTTTGTGGGTTCATCTCTTGCAATTAAAGTCAGAAACTATTGTATATATTAAGATCTTATTTCCAATGATTCAAACTCAGTTTGGTGCTTATATGAAGATTGTGAGATCAGATAATAGAACTGATTTTCTTAATTCACAATGCAACTCCTTATTTGATCAGTTAGGCATTTTTCATCAAAGTAGTTGCCCCCACACACCACAACAAAATCGCCTGGCTGGGAGGAAACACAGGCACGTTCTTAATATGGCTAGAAGCATCAGGTTTCAATCTCATATGCCCATCAAATTTTGGGGCTATTGTATCAAGGCAGTTGTTTATTTAATAAATAGATTGCCTTCTACAACTTTGAACAACAAAAGTCCTTATGAACTGCTATATCGTAAAAACCCAATGTTGTCTTACTTGAGGGTTATAGGTTGTCTATGTTATGCCACAGTTTTATCAAGAAGTGATAAATGCTCAGAAAGAGCAATTCATGCCATCTTAATGGAATATTCAGAAGTGCAAAAAGATTATATACTCTAAAATATTTAGTCCAAAAAGTTCCTTGTGAATAGAAATGTGCTCTTCAAGGAAGAtgtatatcttttttattaaaattctaCTAGTCATACCATTAATATAGATCATTCTTCAATTCTATTAGGCTCTTCTTTGAAAGAGGAGAAAGTTGTGATCTTACGTGAAGAAGTTTCAACGTTCCAGCTGACTTAGCACCAAATATGCCTGTGATAATAGATAAGAATATTGTTCTCTCAGCCCTGCTGAACCTAGTCCATCTGTTGTTCCACAAGATATTGCACCACCTCCCAGGAGGACTTCTAGAACAACCAAATAGCCTACTTGGTTGAAATATTACACCACTACTAGTGCAAGGCAGAGCAATACCGGATATCCCATGGCTAActctctttcttatactcataCTAGCCCTGCTTATCAGAGTTATCTCACCAAAATGTTTGATATTAAAGAGCCTAAACACTTTAGAGAAGTTTCTAAGTCTGAGAGGTGGATATAAGCCATGAATCTTGAGATTCAGGCtattgaaaaaaaacaaaacttgGAAAATAGTTGACTTGCCAGCAGGTAAGCATGCAGTTGGTTCAAAATCGATGCATGAGATCAAGTAGCATGCAAATGGTGAAGTGGAAAGGTTCAAAGCTAGACTAGTAGCCAAGGATACAACCAACAAAAAGGATGTGATTATTATGATACTCTTTATCCTAGGGCCAAGATGGTAATTGTCAGGTGTGTCATTGCCTTAGCAGTCTCCAAAGGATGGAGTCTATTTAAAACGgatgtttaaaatattttccttcaacGTGATCTAGATGAGGAAGTTAATATGGAAATTCCTAAAGGCTTTAAATAACCTAGTGAGACTAAGGTATGCAAATTACTTAAGTCCATATATGGTTTGAAGTAGGCACCAAGACAATGAAATATCAAGCTTACTAGTGCCTTACTTGTTGTTGGCTTTGTACAAAGCacatatgattattctttattCACATTTAAGAAGGATGCAGACTTGGTACTTGTATTAGTCTATGTTGATGATTTTTACATTACTAAGAGTAGTGCACAAATCATTAATGCCACCAAATTGGCACCCCATCAACAATTTAAGCTGAACGACCTTAGCTAGGGGAGCTCAAATACTTCCTAGGGATTGAGATATTGAGGTCTCCTGCAGGTGTGATTTTGAATCAAAAAAAGTACACCCTGGAACTCATCTTTGATGTTGGATTGAGACATTGAGTGGTGCTAAAACTGCTACTCCTATTGAATTCAATGTAAGTTGACATCAGTAGATTATGATCAAATCAATGGCATCATTAGTGACATTGTGTTATATGACATTATCTCTTATCAGAAGTTGGTAGGAAAACTTCTTTATGCCATTATTACAAGACCTAATATAAGTTATGTTGTCCAAACTCTTTGTCAGTTTATGCAATGTCCCAAGAGATCTCAATGGGATGTTGCAGCAAGAGTGGATAGATACGTAAAGGGATAGTTGGCCGGGAGGTGTGGTCGCAGGCTAAACCAGCTTCCACATTAACATGTTGGTGTGACTCTGATTGGGTTGCCTGTCTTAACACAAAAAGATCTATTACTGGATACATGGTCAAATTTGGTGACTCCTTCAGATGATGGAAATTCAAGAAGCAACGGACTGTATTTAGAAGTTCCGCTGGAGCTGAGTAAGGAGTATGGCATCTGTTGTAGCTGAGGTTACTTGGTTGTTAGGTCTTTTTACTGAATTAGGAGTCTCTATTCAGAAGCCTATTGTAATCATAAGTGACAGCAAATCAGTTATCCAACTAACAGGTAATCCTGTTTTCCGTGAGAGAATAAAGCACATTGAGATTAACTGTCACTTTATTAGAGACAAGATCAAAGAAGGTCTCAATCAAACATCCTACACTACAACTCAACATCAGGCTGCAGACATTCTTACTAAATGGTTGAGTCATGCTCAACTCCAGCACCTGCTAAGCAATCTTGGTGTGCTCAATATTTTGCACCCTGCAGCTTGATGAAGCGTGTTAAAATGCACTGAATTGATGTTCATTATGGTGATACACTTCACCATCACAGACACAGTTTCAGTCACTGTTTCATTGATTACTGTAGCTCTAATCTGTTAGCTCAATGTTGGTTAATCGACTTAATTGAGTGGTTAAGTTGTAGTGAGTTGTACATGAGTTGTTGTTTAGCTTTCAATTGGGGTTAGTTAGGAGCTATTTCCTTAGCTTCTCTTCCTCAGCTATATAAGCTGGTACGAGAAAGTTATTGTGTAGCTTTGTAATAATGATCATTCAATAAAATTCTTCCTCGTCTTTTTCTCTTCATGCTCTTCAATGGAGTTTGAGATGAAGATGCTCAATTTTCACACTtctttcatttttggttgatcgtCGTCATTTATAAAAGGATCATGAATAAATTTATCTTTCatgataattcatatttcaagggGAATTCTTTTTGTTGCAACTGTGCTCAGTCATAGGTGCGATTAGATTTAAAGGTTTGAACGGACGTAAAGTGATGGTTCTTCAATAGAGGAAATCAAATATTTCGTTTGAAAGTAACAACGTCAATAGTTTTTCTGAGAAATTTTTACCagtctttaaaaataaaatatttagctaTTTTGGTTCAActctaaaagaataaattttattAGAATTAATTTTATGTCAATCTCATGCATTGCTGGACTTCTCTTGCATAACAATGGCTTCAATGAAACTCCCCCAAGCATCAACCCACTAAGCCTTGTTGATTTCAACGTGCTCAACAATCAACTTAATGGGCCAATTCATTGTACTTTTTTTCGTTTGTTTGAGTCGacgattaagaaaattattttgttatgatgGAAGAGTccacttgtggaattacactGAGTACGTTGTTGTAGTGCTTGATGGTGGAGTGCTGCGCGACAGCTATGGTAGATAGGTGGCTGGAAGGCGGCCTTGAATGAGGACTTCTATGCACCCAATGTGAATATTTAGTATACTCCGATGAGAATACCACACTTTACATCAATCTTTTAGGCATTTCTGCTAGTGTCTTTTTAAAAGCAAAAGGTAAATCAAAGTTgaaaaaccacaaacaagaaaataagattgGGTGAAGTTTTTGAAAGGACATAATTTTGCTAACTGGAGCACTAGTTTCTACCTTACCTTTTCATTACTTTTACTTTTGTTAAAACCGAAAGACTCATACATCAAACTTCCTAAGACGAGGTGCACATGAACAGGTTATTCATTTACCATCACATTTCAACAAAAACCCAGACAATCAATTGTAAAGCAATTTCCCTTTCTGCTTCTCATGAACAGGTTATTCATGTTGTACAGTTCTCCCTTATgcattgtgatttttttttttctcttttgaaaatCCATGCAATCATTAGTTCATGTAAGCAGGAAAGATCAAAATTTAGAAGGCTACATTCCCTTCTCTTTGAAACTCTTGGTCAGCCATATAGCAGTTTCCCTTGGAGAAACCTTTTCTGGCCCAAATGGCTTCAGTAACACCATAAGCTCTTCTAGACGCTCTTGCTGCAATAGTTGCGCACTGAACTCAAGTAATCCTTCTAAGGCTTCAGCACGTTGCTGGTAAGAAGATGTGTCAAACTTCCGCGAACGAGAATCTGATGATGAACGGCTTGAGGCACCAGTCGTTGCATTATGTTCCGAACACTCACTTCCAATCTGTGCAACTCCATGAATAGGGTCAATTAAAGGTGGCTTGGGAAAGGTTCTGTCAACAACCTGTACTGTACACTTGTCTTTTGTGAACGACCAGTCACTATAGCATGGTGATGGGGAAGACAACTGAACAGATTTCGGTGAAGTTCTCTGGATGGGTAAAAGAGGGTCTTCAGAAGAAGCCAAGGGATCAACCATCTTGTCAATTCTTGGAGCATTCACAGAAACATTGGGAGACTCCACTTGGTGAACAAGACCAACATTGTGTTTGTAAGGTGATTCCAACTTCccagatcttcttgataaaggaaGAGATGTTCTACGTGTTGACTTGGAAGGTTGGCTGACTGGTGTATTTGTCACTGGAAGCTGCATATGTGTGTAAATATTCAAACTCTAGATGAAAGCTCAAACCTTGGAAAATTACAAGTATAAGCTCAATAATATAGAATCAGGACAAGAATTGACGATTCCTGTCTGGAGTTATATTCATTTGTTTTGACTTTAAAATTGAAGTTCTTTATGATGCTATTCCACCAGAAACTTACCAGTTCACGGGTAGAACCAGCATTGGACATCTTTAAAGGAGTGCTCTGTCTCCTGTGAGGTGTGGGATTTCTATTTGGATTGAATTGCACAGTTTTGACAGCAGCCGACAACTTTGAGACAGCAGAACTATTTACACCAAGGTCATAAGGAGCACTTTCAACAGACGGCTCTGAAAAATTTTTCTTCAAAGAGCTCATTAGATCATTTGCTCTCCGAGATAAACATGGGGAGTCAATTCCAGAAACACTAGGATTCAAAGCCCTATCACTGGACAATCGCCTCAGCTCCCTTTCATTTAAGACTGGAGCATTTCTGGGCTCAGacaatctttttttctttgcatgtgTTGAATTAGAAGATTGGACTGGGAACTTGTGCTGTTTCGGGCTGTCAGAATTCAGAAGGATTTTTAAAACATAGGGCTGAAGATGGGGATGTTGGAGTAAATCTGCAGCCTGGAGCAACAGTTGGAAGAGAATTAGAGTAAAAAAAGTCCAGTAAACGCCCTTGGTTCTTCATGCCGCTCAAATATGCACTTAGCAAGTAAATAGTAAACAATGAGGAAGTGAGTGATACTTACACTTGGCCTGAGTTCTGGATTTTTCCTTAGCATACTCTTAATAAGGCCACGGCTgccaagaaagaaaaaacaataattttagcAACAGAATAGCAAACATATATTAATCCAATTGTAGCACAAAGACTACCAATTTGACGAAATAAGCACAAAAATGGGTAGCGTATAATGTGCAAAAGATAATTTACTCACAGTGCACCAGAATACATGGTGGGAAGTGGAGCAACAATACATTTGTTAATTTTGTTAATTAGACCTTGCATATCCTGCATTAAAATCACTGGAggtcatttaaagtattacaacAATAAACATATTTCAGGTAAAcattaattgatttcatgatgaGAAACCGAAAATCtaataaaagtaaaaagaaatgaaaatcaaTAGTTAATGAATGTCAAAATCCTAAGAAAGAACTACATCCACTAGTTCAAGGTAGAAAAAGTTATACACCATAAGTGTAAGCACCGTTGCTCTCGCTTATTGATAGAGTAATGAAGGGCTACTCTGCCCATCAGCCCATGGAAAGAGTCATAGGAGGATATCCTaaaaaatggatttgaaatgcaGAAAGCAACAGAATTACTGTGGAATTTATTAGCACAACCACGATGATAAGCACAAAATGCCATGTAAGGGTTCCTTGATGCTGGTCTCAAGACAACTATTATCAAGGCTACAAGCTCTTACAAGCCCATAGTTTGGCAATGTATCTTTGTTAGCTCCCACACCCGTACACCATTAAGGGGAACTCAGCAATACCAAACATGGTTGTGCAGTTCATTTCTCTCAGAGCCAGCATAAGGCATGGATTAAAATCAACACAAATAGCCTCGCCAAAGAACCAGCAGGAAGCCAGAGTTACATCTAACAGTTGCACCACTTTTGATTGGAAAGGCAATGTTAACTTCTGCAACTCTAACCCCACTCGGAGTGCTTTCCTCCATTTATTTCACTGCTTGCACTCATGATGAGAGGTACTCCCATTTTCAACCAATCTACAATTTCTCTAACTGCATCCTTGAATTACCACTCCAGCTCTCACTTCTTGCATGGAAGTGTATACCAATCATACATAAATGGCCCATATGCTAAAAGTTAATATTTATAGCAGATactattttaaaaaacaaatatgCCATCTGAATTGCCAGTATGTTCCCTAAAACTGTCAGCTGTACCTATGATTTGGTAATTGATTATATAGCTCATGATGGTACTAGAATTTCATAGTCTGGAAAGTACTATTTCATGACTTACAAATGCTTTGAATGCCGGCTTGTGAGAAGTCATTTCATACAAGCAGCAACCTGGATATGCAAACAGTCAGCAAAGCTGCTTGCATCTAAACTAAAAGTGATTCCATGTGAAGCAAGGAAAGGTAGAGTTACCCAAAGACCAGATGTCTGATTTGCAACCATAGGGTATATCAGCGAGAAGCTCTGGACACATATAAGTTGGAGTGCCCACAACCTGACAACCAACATGCCTCATCACCAGACTAATCAAATCAACAAGCACAAATACAGAATATTCGCAGACAAGTTACTTACAGAGGAAGCAAGATCATCGGTAGACAGTATTTTAGCAAGACCAAAATCACCTGAAAACAACTCTtgaaatgaatactaaaagacAATCAACCCAACTTCAAGTTATACGGTAAGGGGATTACCTAGACGTATATCGTGCTCTTTAGTCAGAAAAATATTTGAACACTGGAGCAAAAAAGTTAAATCAACTAACAAATCTatgaaatagagaaagaaaaaccTTATGGAATAACATAGAAGAGATATGCAATTCACCTTGACATCACGGTGGAttatatggtttgtatgcaaGTGATCAAGTGCCATCAACAGTTGAACTAGCCACTTACAAAGCTTCTGCTTATCAGTCAGTATTAGAATTCAGGAAAGGAAATGGTCTCAATATTAGGAATTAAATTTGGTGGAGGCAGGAGGGTATGAGTCAGAAGGAAATGTAAATGTTAATAACGACCTCCTCAGGGAAAAGAACACCATTAGCTCTCTTAATAGCATCTGCCCTGTATAAAGAATGAAGAGATGATCAAACGACAAGTAGGCAGAAAAACATAAGCAACTAGATTCAGGTGCTCAGGCCTTAAGGTCCAATATTCTGAAATTAGTTCATAGGAAAAGGAAAGATGACTTACATATCACCAGCTTCACAATACCCAATAATAATGCACACGTAGCATCCCTGAAAATTGGGATACCACATTACGAACAACTCAAAGGTTTAGGCATATCTAAGATAACTTATGTACCACTCCATGTATTGGTCTGTTAAAACTTAAGAATATTTGCTAAAATTGGATTTGTAGCACCACCTTTTTCCCAGTAAAATCCAAATTAACCATTTTGAATAATCAATATACCTCTGACACCTTTAGATACCTAGATGCATATTCTAATCAAAATCCCTTGAACAATAACAATGCACAAGGGCTGAGTATTCACTTAAAAAGCAGTTCTAATTCGTATATAGCTCAACATTTAACCCGTATGGGCAACTTTCTGTACAATTTGTAAGCTTCCACTTAACAATCTTTCATGTTGATCACATTGTGAGCAGCCACAAGTAATTGACATGAGTAGACAAGTTATCACATGTATGTTGATTCCTTATATATTTCTGAAGTGAAATTGTGGAAGGACAAGAGTATGCACAGACCTTCTCCACCCAGGAATCTTTGTATTCCACCACAAATCGATTTCGTACTCTTGCGA encodes the following:
- the LOC107863793 gene encoding serine/threonine-protein kinase Nek2, with protein sequence MENYEILEQIGKGSFGSALLVRHKQEKKKYVMKKIRLARQTERTRRSAHQEMELIARVRNRFVVEYKDSWVEKGCYVCIIIGYCEAGDMADAIKRANGVLFPEEKLCKWLVQLLMALDHLHTNHIIHRDVKCSNIFLTKEHDIRLGDFGLAKILSTDDLASSVVGTPTYMCPELLADIPYGCKSDIWSLGCCLYEMTSHKPAFKAFDMQGLINKINKCIVAPLPTMYSGALRGLIKSMLRKNPELRPSAADLLQHPHLQPYVLKILLNSDSPKQHKFPVQSSNSTHAKKKRLSEPRNAPVLNERELRRLSSDRALNPSVSGIDSPCLSRRANDLMSSLKKNFSEPSVESAPYDLGVNSSAVSKLSAAVKTVQFNPNRNPTPHRRQSTPLKMSNAGSTRELLPVTNTPVSQPSKSTRRTSLPLSRRSGKLESPYKHNVGLVHQVESPNVSVNAPRIDKMVDPLASSEDPLLPIQRTSPKSVQLSSPSPCYSDWSFTKDKCTVQVVDRTFPKPPLIDPIHGVAQIGSECSEHNATTGASSRSSSDSRSRKFDTSSYQQRAEALEGLLEFSAQLLQQERLEELMVLLKPFGPEKVSPRETAIWLTKSFKEKGM